A region of Flavobacterium album DNA encodes the following proteins:
- a CDS encoding alpha-2-macroglobulin family protein, translating to MKLVLYFTVITLLLHSCSKDSGKDFDSDYTLYREYISSFSSGIISTKADIQVGLAFTKKEWQVGQELDSDYFSVSPSVEGKVFFLEGDMLAFRPNKRLDQDTEYRVTLHLSKFINTPSNLSDFNFRVKTQKQDFLVTTQDLQSYNRDWQYLNGSLKASDYMDMATVKKLVTAEQEGRKLPVRFDGNTTGGAEFHLIIDSIQRKAQNSKVKISWNGKPFNIEREGSEFFEIPGKDNFKVLNMQPAEGDNQTLLINFSDPIRKDQDFSGLVAVESIENLKYAVDGNLLKVFFAEPLNGTFTVEVFQGIESEDGFKTKTSFTERVLFEQLKPEVKFLKSGTILPSSSNLKINFQAVNLSAVDVKVYRIFENNVMQFLQDNDIESGYGLRNVALPVAKTKLVLNTNKMVNYAKWNSFALDLSKIIKPEPGAIYHIEMSMRKSYSLYKCDDSGTVQQADAEEEEDDDEEEDFTEYDDGENDYYNYDYDWDQRENPCSNSYYYDRQVQTNVLASDLGVIAKKGKNDSFFFAVASITTTEVVAGAKVELFNYQRQKLASGTTNSEGTLMLSSDKKPYFAIIKKGTNTTYVKLADGSSQSLSNFDVDGTELQKGLKGFIYGERGVWRPGDTLFLGFILNDKEAKLPPSHPIKLRLSDPSGKMTFQAMQTYNQKNHFKFVVPTQQGAPTGNWEAMISVGGAHFYKSIKIETIKPNRLKIKNSFEGKTISASAQNTGSVQVMWLHGAIAKDLKVEMQAKFLKQKTEFKGYFNYIFDDPTQDFSTEEVNIFSGKTDANGAAVVTLQPKLQSRAPGMLKTAIITKAYEKGGDFSTDVITASYSPYDTYVGVKMPQPNKYGMLETGKSNRFDVATVNEKGQAKGSRRLEVKIYKVDWRWWWDASGDDLSAYSSATSNSPVFSRQVVTDGSGKGSFNFSAEEEEWGRYLVRVTDVESGHSSGETVLIDSPSWSGRSRNSTGEEAAMLMFSTDKQKYAVGEKATISFPSSEGGRALVSLENGSKVVETYWAPTKKGETQVTIPITPELAPNVYIHITLLQPHATTANDLPIRMYGIVPIEVVDKNTLLQPQITMPAVLKPEQKTTIKVSEKSGRAMTYTIAIVDDGLLDLTRFKTPNAWDSFYAKEALGVKTWDIYDDVIGAYGGQVNQVFSIGGDADMGGGKAKKANRFKPVVIYLGPYTIGKGETRVHDIKLPKYVGSVRTMVVAANADFSAYGMAEKTTPVRSPLMLLASLPRKVTPKEKVTLPVTVFAMESQVKNVTLQLKTNNGFRVIGKSTQNISFTRPDEKVAYFDLEVNDLTGIGKVTVIATSGKEKASYDVELDIMNPNPVTTMYKEVVLEPGKSAKIDWASFGVAGSNKARLEVSSFPSIDFNRRLDYLIQYPHGCVEQTTSSVFPQLYLADIADIDLTRKNKIQKNVTTAIQKLSQFQVADGGFAYWPGQSDPDDWGSSYAGHFLVEAEKKGYALPMNMKKQWLQYQQKNARQWRYNQGYHNDFAQAYRLYTLALAGSPDLSSMNRLRETAGISNESRLRLAAAYALAGQKNTGQALLSQSTLEDTGTDYSYYYYGSADRNRAMALETLVILGQKEKAFGMAAKLAKQMSSSQWMSTQTTAYCLYAMSKFAQLNGPKGIDISYTNKGKTQAISTAKTFADRALELSPSNSVTLKNNKQGTLYVKVVYSGILPVGQEQTEERGFKTNITFKDRGGKVINPSSLAQGTEFVAEVTISNTKGESVDNVALTQIIPSGWEIVNTRFTDFGSFAENNVDYTDIRDDRTNFYFSLKHNETKVFRILLNASYPGSYYLPGVQCEAMYDNSFLARTKGQWVQVVK from the coding sequence ATGAAACTGGTGCTGTACTTTACAGTCATCACATTGCTTCTGCATTCCTGTTCCAAAGACTCAGGAAAAGATTTCGATTCAGACTATACATTGTATAGGGAGTACATTTCCAGCTTTTCATCGGGTATAATTTCAACAAAGGCAGACATCCAGGTAGGACTCGCGTTCACCAAAAAAGAATGGCAGGTTGGCCAGGAGCTCGACAGCGATTATTTCTCTGTTTCGCCAAGTGTGGAAGGCAAAGTCTTCTTCCTTGAAGGCGATATGCTTGCGTTCCGCCCCAATAAAAGGCTGGATCAGGATACCGAATACCGGGTTACGCTCCACCTCTCCAAATTTATAAATACGCCTTCCAACCTTTCCGATTTCAACTTCCGGGTAAAGACCCAGAAGCAGGATTTTTTGGTCACAACACAGGACCTGCAATCCTACAACCGCGACTGGCAGTACCTTAACGGCAGCCTGAAAGCCAGCGATTATATGGATATGGCTACAGTTAAAAAGCTCGTGACTGCCGAACAGGAAGGCCGCAAGCTTCCCGTGCGTTTTGACGGCAACACAACAGGCGGCGCCGAATTCCACCTTATTATAGACAGCATCCAGCGGAAGGCACAGAACAGCAAAGTTAAGATCAGCTGGAATGGCAAGCCCTTCAATATCGAAAGGGAGGGCTCGGAATTTTTTGAGATTCCCGGCAAGGATAATTTCAAGGTGCTGAACATGCAGCCTGCTGAAGGCGACAACCAGACGCTGCTCATCAACTTTAGCGACCCTATAAGGAAAGACCAGGATTTCAGCGGCCTTGTAGCAGTTGAAAGTATAGAGAACCTGAAATATGCAGTGGACGGCAACCTTCTGAAAGTGTTCTTTGCCGAACCGCTCAATGGGACTTTTACTGTAGAAGTTTTCCAGGGTATTGAAAGTGAAGACGGATTTAAGACCAAAACCTCATTTACAGAAAGGGTATTATTTGAGCAACTCAAGCCTGAAGTGAAATTCCTGAAAAGCGGGACGATACTGCCGTCTTCGAGCAACCTGAAGATTAATTTCCAGGCGGTGAACCTGAGCGCGGTGGATGTGAAAGTGTACCGTATTTTCGAAAATAACGTGATGCAGTTCCTTCAGGACAATGATATCGAGAGTGGCTATGGCCTGCGCAACGTTGCATTGCCGGTAGCTAAGACCAAGCTCGTGCTAAACACCAATAAAATGGTCAACTACGCCAAGTGGAACTCCTTCGCGCTTGACCTTTCCAAGATCATCAAGCCGGAACCGGGTGCGATTTACCATATCGAGATGTCGATGCGCAAGTCGTATTCACTATATAAATGCGATGACAGCGGAACCGTTCAGCAGGCAGATGCCGAAGAGGAAGAGGACGACGACGAGGAGGAAGATTTCACCGAATATGACGACGGCGAAAATGACTACTATAATTATGACTACGACTGGGATCAGCGCGAAAACCCGTGCAGCAACTCGTACTACTACGACAGGCAGGTACAAACCAACGTACTGGCCAGCGACCTGGGCGTTATAGCCAAAAAAGGCAAGAACGACAGCTTCTTCTTTGCGGTGGCAAGCATAACGACTACCGAAGTTGTTGCGGGCGCGAAGGTGGAACTGTTCAATTACCAAAGGCAAAAGCTGGCTTCAGGCACTACAAACAGTGAAGGTACGCTGATGTTGAGTTCTGATAAAAAGCCGTATTTCGCCATTATCAAAAAAGGCACGAATACTACGTATGTGAAGCTCGCCGACGGCAGTTCGCAGTCGTTGAGTAATTTTGATGTAGATGGCACCGAGCTCCAGAAAGGATTGAAAGGATTTATCTATGGCGAGCGCGGCGTGTGGCGTCCCGGCGATACTTTGTTTTTAGGCTTTATATTAAATGACAAAGAAGCCAAGCTGCCGCCATCGCACCCGATAAAACTGAGGCTGAGCGACCCCAGCGGCAAAATGACGTTCCAGGCGATGCAGACCTACAACCAGAAGAACCACTTTAAGTTCGTAGTACCTACGCAACAGGGCGCGCCAACAGGCAACTGGGAAGCGATGATATCGGTGGGCGGAGCGCATTTTTACAAAAGCATCAAGATAGAGACCATCAAGCCAAACAGGCTCAAGATAAAGAACAGTTTTGAGGGCAAGACCATTTCGGCTTCCGCCCAAAATACGGGCAGTGTACAGGTAATGTGGCTGCATGGCGCTATTGCGAAAGACCTCAAGGTGGAAATGCAGGCCAAGTTCCTGAAACAGAAAACGGAGTTCAAAGGATATTTCAATTATATATTCGATGACCCTACACAGGATTTCAGTACCGAAGAAGTGAACATCTTCTCGGGCAAGACCGATGCCAATGGCGCGGCGGTGGTTACGCTTCAGCCGAAACTACAGTCGCGTGCGCCGGGCATGCTGAAAACCGCCATCATTACCAAAGCCTATGAAAAAGGTGGCGACTTTAGTACCGACGTAATAACGGCAAGTTACTCACCGTATGATACCTATGTGGGCGTAAAAATGCCGCAGCCGAACAAATACGGTATGCTCGAAACCGGCAAATCGAACAGGTTTGACGTAGCCACCGTAAACGAGAAGGGCCAGGCGAAAGGCTCACGGAGATTGGAAGTAAAAATTTACAAGGTAGACTGGCGCTGGTGGTGGGATGCCTCGGGTGATGACCTGTCGGCCTATAGTTCGGCGACGTCCAATTCACCGGTATTCTCAAGGCAGGTTGTTACCGACGGTTCGGGCAAGGGCAGTTTCAACTTTTCCGCTGAAGAAGAGGAATGGGGTCGTTATCTCGTGCGTGTAACCGATGTTGAAAGCGGGCATTCGTCAGGGGAAACTGTGCTTATAGATTCCCCTTCATGGTCAGGGCGCTCACGTAATAGCACTGGTGAGGAAGCTGCCATGCTGATGTTCAGTACCGATAAGCAAAAGTATGCCGTAGGCGAAAAAGCCACTATTTCCTTCCCGTCAAGCGAGGGCGGAAGGGCGTTGGTATCATTGGAAAATGGCTCGAAAGTGGTGGAAACCTACTGGGCGCCGACTAAAAAAGGCGAAACACAGGTAACCATCCCTATAACCCCGGAATTGGCGCCGAACGTGTACATACACATCACGCTGTTGCAGCCGCATGCTACAACCGCAAACGACCTGCCTATCAGGATGTATGGCATAGTGCCTATCGAGGTGGTGGATAAAAATACCCTGCTGCAGCCGCAGATAACCATGCCTGCCGTACTCAAGCCGGAGCAGAAGACAACGATAAAAGTCAGCGAGAAATCAGGCAGGGCGATGACCTACACGATTGCTATTGTGGATGACGGATTGCTCGATCTTACACGCTTTAAGACCCCGAATGCATGGGACAGCTTCTATGCGAAGGAAGCCCTGGGCGTGAAGACATGGGATATCTATGACGATGTGATAGGCGCGTATGGCGGGCAGGTGAACCAGGTATTCAGCATCGGTGGTGATGCCGATATGGGTGGTGGCAAAGCTAAAAAAGCCAATCGCTTTAAGCCGGTAGTGATTTACCTCGGGCCATATACCATTGGCAAAGGCGAGACAAGGGTACACGATATCAAGCTGCCGAAATATGTAGGCTCGGTGCGTACAATGGTGGTTGCCGCCAATGCCGACTTCAGTGCGTATGGTATGGCAGAGAAGACCACACCGGTACGCAGCCCGCTGATGCTGTTGGCCTCGCTTCCGCGGAAAGTGACTCCGAAAGAGAAAGTAACGCTTCCGGTAACGGTATTCGCCATGGAAAGCCAGGTGAAGAATGTAACGCTGCAGCTGAAAACGAATAACGGCTTCCGGGTGATTGGCAAGTCCACACAAAACATAAGCTTTACGAGGCCGGATGAGAAGGTTGCGTATTTTGACCTTGAAGTGAACGACCTCACCGGAATAGGAAAAGTGACCGTAATTGCGACATCCGGCAAGGAAAAAGCAAGTTACGATGTAGAGCTCGACATCATGAACCCGAACCCTGTAACCACGATGTATAAGGAAGTCGTTTTAGAACCGGGCAAGTCGGCTAAGATAGACTGGGCATCCTTTGGCGTAGCCGGAAGCAACAAGGCCAGGCTGGAAGTATCGTCATTCCCGTCTATCGACTTTAACCGCAGGCTGGATTACCTGATACAATACCCGCACGGCTGTGTGGAGCAAACCACTTCGAGCGTGTTCCCGCAATTGTACCTGGCAGATATTGCCGATATCGACCTGACGAGGAAGAATAAGATACAGAAAAACGTAACAACAGCGATACAGAAATTATCGCAGTTTCAGGTAGCCGACGGCGGCTTTGCCTACTGGCCGGGGCAATCCGACCCAGACGACTGGGGTTCGAGCTATGCAGGGCATTTCCTTGTGGAAGCGGAGAAAAAAGGCTATGCGCTGCCGATGAACATGAAAAAACAATGGCTGCAATACCAGCAGAAAAATGCAAGGCAGTGGCGCTACAATCAGGGCTACCACAACGACTTCGCGCAGGCCTACAGGCTGTATACACTGGCACTGGCCGGTTCACCTGACCTGTCATCTATGAACAGGCTCCGGGAAACAGCAGGAATATCGAACGAGTCGAGGCTAAGGCTTGCTGCGGCGTATGCTTTGGCAGGGCAAAAGAATACGGGCCAGGCGTTGCTAAGTCAAAGCACGCTTGAAGATACCGGTACTGATTACAGCTATTATTACTATGGCTCGGCTGATCGCAACAGGGCAATGGCTCTGGAAACGCTGGTAATTTTAGGCCAGAAGGAAAAAGCATTCGGCATGGCGGCCAAGCTGGCAAAACAAATGTCATCCAGCCAGTGGATGAGCACTCAAACCACAGCCTACTGCCTGTATGCGATGTCGAAATTTGCACAGCTGAACGGCCCGAAAGGCATTGATATCAGTTATACGAATAAAGGCAAGACACAGGCGATAAGCACCGCCAAGACCTTTGCCGACAGGGCGCTGGAACTAAGCCCGAGCAATAGCGTGACCCTCAAGAACAACAAGCAGGGAACGCTTTATGTAAAAGTGGTATACAGCGGCATATTGCCGGTAGGCCAGGAGCAGACCGAAGAACGCGGATTTAAGACCAATATCACGTTTAAAGACAGGGGCGGTAAGGTTATCAATCCATCGTCGCTGGCGCAGGGGACCGAGTTTGTAGCCGAGGTGACCATAAGCAATACCAAAGGCGAGAGCGTGGACAATGTAGCGCTTACGCAGATCATCCCATCGGGTTGGGAAATTGTGAATACAAGGTTTACCGACTTTGGCAGCTTTGCAGAGAACAACGTAGACTACACCGACATCCGCGACGACAGGACGAACTTCTATTTCTCGCTGAAGCACAATGAGACCAAGGTGTTCCGTATACTACTCAATGCGTCCTATCCGGGCAGCTATTACCTGCCGGGCGTACAGTGTGAGGCGATGTACGACAACTCGTTCCTGGCTCGGACTAAGGGCCAGTGGGTGCAGGTAGTGAAGTAG
- a CDS encoding nucleoside deaminase: MENIFTDEYFMKKAFQEAQAAFDKGEIPVGAVIVVDNKVIARTHNLTEMLTDVTAHAEMQGITAAANFLGGKYLTGCTLYVTLEPCQMCAGALYWSQISKIVFGATDDQRGYRAMGGKLHPKTVVIGGIMEEECGNLVKDFFKQRRK, from the coding sequence ATGGAAAACATCTTCACCGACGAATATTTCATGAAAAAAGCCTTCCAGGAGGCGCAGGCCGCTTTTGATAAAGGCGAAATACCCGTTGGGGCTGTCATTGTAGTTGATAACAAAGTAATTGCCCGTACGCACAACCTCACTGAAATGCTTACCGATGTCACTGCCCATGCCGAAATGCAGGGCATCACGGCAGCTGCCAATTTCCTGGGCGGGAAGTACCTCACGGGATGCACGCTGTATGTTACCCTTGAGCCGTGCCAGATGTGCGCCGGGGCATTGTACTGGAGCCAGATATCCAAAATTGTTTTCGGCGCTACGGACGACCAGCGGGGCTACCGTGCCATGGGCGGGAAGCTGCATCCGAAAACGGTGGTTATCGGTGGTATTATGGAAGAGGAATGCGGTAATTTAGTAAAGGATTTTTTTAAGCAGCGTAGAAAGTAA
- a CDS encoding 1-deoxy-D-xylulose-5-phosphate synthase has translation MASSLLQHIQYPSDLRKLSAEQLPQLAKELREFIIDIVSVKEGHLGASLGVTELTIALHYVFNTPEDLLVWDVGHQAYGHKILTGRKDIFDTNRQLGGISGFPKRSESEYDTFGTGHSSTSISAALGMAIAWQLKGDPDKAHIAVIGDASIASGMAFEGLNHAGVTDANLLVILNDNAIGIDPSVGALKNYLTDVKEGRNPRDNNMIKSLNFDYSGPIDGHDLPTLLKELERQKTLRGPRFLHIITTKGKGLKQAEEDQVKYHAPGKFDRLTGEILAIAEEGLPPKYQDVFGLTIVELAEKNNKIIGITPAMPSGSSMKFMMEAFPERAVDVGIAEQHAVTLAAGMATQGMIVYCNIYSTFLQRAYDQVIHDVALQNLPVIFCLDRAGLVGEDGATHHGVFDLAYLNCIPNLIIYAPLNEVALRNILYTAQLGLEHPIAIRYPRGRGESTDWQKPFEKIEIGKAHQLKGGSKVAILSTGTIGNNVIKALAQTENAGLFSHYDFGFVKPLDETLLHTIFTTYEKLITIEDGAISGGFGSSIATFAAKHHYSKEIRMLGVPDTFVEHGTIKQLQHYCGIDVNSLQDIFSGY, from the coding sequence ATGGCAAGCAGCTTACTCCAACATATACAATATCCATCCGACCTGAGGAAACTCAGCGCCGAACAATTGCCGCAGCTTGCTAAAGAACTGCGCGAATTTATTATTGATATTGTTTCGGTTAAAGAAGGCCACCTTGGGGCAAGCCTCGGCGTGACCGAGCTTACCATTGCCCTGCATTATGTTTTTAATACCCCTGAAGATTTACTTGTATGGGATGTGGGCCACCAGGCGTATGGCCATAAGATACTCACGGGCCGTAAAGACATCTTCGACACCAATCGCCAGTTAGGCGGCATCAGCGGTTTCCCGAAACGCAGTGAGAGCGAATACGACACCTTTGGCACAGGCCATTCCAGCACCTCCATATCAGCGGCACTGGGTATGGCTATTGCCTGGCAGCTTAAAGGTGATCCGGATAAAGCACACATTGCAGTGATAGGTGATGCCAGTATAGCATCGGGTATGGCGTTCGAGGGACTGAACCATGCCGGTGTGACCGATGCCAACCTGCTGGTTATCCTCAACGACAATGCAATCGGTATCGACCCGAGCGTGGGGGCACTGAAGAACTATCTTACCGATGTAAAGGAAGGCCGCAACCCGCGCGACAATAACATGATCAAGTCGCTTAATTTCGACTATTCGGGGCCTATCGACGGGCATGACCTTCCAACACTGCTAAAAGAACTGGAACGCCAGAAGACCCTCAGGGGGCCGCGTTTCCTGCATATCATTACCACCAAAGGCAAAGGACTGAAACAGGCTGAGGAAGACCAGGTGAAATACCATGCTCCGGGAAAATTCGACCGGCTTACGGGCGAGATTTTAGCTATAGCCGAAGAAGGGCTTCCACCTAAATACCAGGATGTTTTCGGGTTGACGATAGTAGAACTTGCCGAAAAAAATAACAAAATAATCGGCATTACGCCCGCCATGCCATCGGGAAGTTCGATGAAGTTCATGATGGAGGCTTTTCCCGAAAGGGCTGTAGACGTAGGCATTGCCGAGCAACATGCTGTAACGCTTGCGGCAGGGATGGCAACGCAAGGCATGATCGTGTATTGCAACATCTATTCTACCTTCCTGCAGCGCGCCTACGACCAGGTGATACACGATGTGGCGCTGCAGAACCTGCCGGTAATCTTCTGCCTCGACAGGGCAGGGCTGGTGGGCGAGGATGGCGCTACCCACCATGGCGTGTTCGACCTGGCCTATCTGAACTGCATCCCGAACCTCATCATCTACGCACCGCTCAACGAAGTGGCTTTGCGCAATATTTTATATACAGCACAACTGGGCCTGGAGCACCCCATTGCGATACGCTACCCACGCGGGAGAGGTGAATCTACCGACTGGCAAAAGCCTTTTGAAAAAATTGAGATCGGGAAAGCGCATCAACTGAAAGGTGGCTCAAAGGTTGCCATACTTTCTACCGGGACTATTGGCAACAACGTAATAAAAGCATTGGCGCAAACAGAAAATGCCGGCCTGTTTTCCCATTATGATTTCGGGTTTGTAAAGCCGCTTGACGAAACGCTGCTGCACACTATTTTCACTACCTACGAAAAGCTCATCACCATCGAAGACGGCGCCATCAGCGGAGGCTTCGGGAGCAGCATTGCCACATTTGCGGCAAAGCATCATTATTCAAAAGAAATAAGAATGCTGGGCGTTCCTGACACGTTCGTCGAACACGGGACAATTAAGCAATTGCAACATTATTGTGGTATTGACGTTAATTCCTTACAGGATATTTTTTCAGGTTACTGA
- a CDS encoding deoxyguanosinetriphosphate triphosphohydrolase, with protein MQWEQLLSLKRQGDTSKRLRREQDDTRLGFEVDYDRIIFSSAFRSLQDKTQVIPLSKTDFVHTRLTHSLEVSVVGRSLGRLVGKKIIEKHPYLSEVHGYQMNDFGAIVAAAALSHDIGNPPFGHSGEKAIGEYFKTGRGQHYKEQLTDKQWQDLIDFEGNANGFNLLTASRPGVDGGLRLTYATLGAFMKYPKESLPKKPTANISDKKYGFFQCDKEFVQDVAKELGLIPNKTGEDIGFERHPLAYLVEAADDICYTIMDFEDGINLGVIQEEFALEYLIKLVKDSIDAAKYNTLTTKEDRLGYLRALAIGSLINDAVNVFLENEEAILQGKYPYALTDQGKYTAQMNDIIKLSIKNIYQSREVVEKEVIGYRIIATLLDTFCTAYNNKFDGASGNYDNLVLKLLPEKFVTEKMSLYDRLLHICHFVSTLTDGKAVMLYNTITGAK; from the coding sequence ATGCAATGGGAACAGCTCCTGTCCTTAAAAAGGCAGGGCGATACAAGCAAGCGCCTGCGCAGGGAACAGGACGACACACGCCTTGGCTTCGAGGTGGATTATGACCGTATAATCTTCTCTTCGGCATTTCGCAGCCTGCAGGACAAGACGCAGGTGATCCCTTTGTCTAAAACCGATTTCGTACATACCCGCCTCACGCACAGCCTTGAAGTGTCGGTAGTGGGGCGCTCATTGGGCAGGCTTGTGGGTAAAAAGATTATCGAAAAGCATCCGTACCTCAGCGAGGTCCATGGGTACCAAATGAACGATTTTGGCGCCATTGTAGCCGCGGCGGCCTTATCGCACGATATCGGTAACCCGCCTTTCGGGCATTCGGGAGAGAAAGCTATCGGCGAATATTTCAAGACGGGCAGGGGGCAGCACTATAAAGAGCAACTGACCGACAAGCAATGGCAGGACCTCATCGACTTTGAAGGCAATGCCAATGGCTTTAATCTGCTCACGGCATCGCGTCCGGGTGTAGATGGCGGGTTGCGCCTTACGTATGCTACCCTTGGCGCTTTCATGAAATATCCGAAAGAATCACTCCCTAAAAAACCGACCGCTAATATATCCGATAAAAAATACGGCTTCTTCCAATGCGATAAGGAGTTTGTACAGGATGTAGCCAAAGAGTTGGGCCTGATCCCGAACAAAACCGGCGAGGATATCGGGTTCGAACGCCACCCGCTGGCCTATCTTGTAGAAGCGGCCGATGATATCTGCTATACGATAATGGATTTTGAGGATGGCATCAACCTTGGCGTGATTCAGGAAGAGTTTGCATTGGAATACCTCATCAAACTGGTGAAGGACAGTATCGATGCGGCAAAATACAATACGCTTACCACCAAGGAAGACCGTCTCGGTTACCTTCGCGCCCTCGCCATCGGGAGCCTGATAAACGATGCTGTCAACGTATTCCTCGAAAATGAAGAGGCGATATTACAGGGGAAATACCCTTATGCCCTTACCGACCAGGGGAAATATACCGCACAGATGAACGACATTATCAAACTGAGCATAAAGAATATTTATCAAAGCCGCGAGGTGGTTGAGAAGGAAGTTATAGGCTACCGCATTATTGCTACGCTGCTGGATACGTTCTGTACGGCCTACAATAACAAGTTCGACGGGGCTTCCGGCAACTATGACAACCTGGTGCTAAAGCTGCTTCCCGAGAAATTCGTTACCGAAAAAATGAGCCTGTACGACCGCCTGCTACACATCTGCCACTTTGTGTCGACCCTGACGGATGGCAAAGCGGTAATGCTGTATAATACGATAACAGGAGCGAAATAG
- a CDS encoding type II toxin-antitoxin system RelE/ParE family toxin, with translation MGKKVVWTRVAIEQLSDIHEYIYNTTKSFRIADNVILQIQNSSEILSNNPEIYPLDIYKLRNNGNYRAYEIFHYRISYRIEEQIYITSLRHTSRVPKLY, from the coding sequence ATGGGGAAGAAGGTAGTTTGGACACGTGTTGCCATAGAACAACTATCTGACATTCATGAATACATCTATAATACCACAAAATCGTTTCGGATTGCAGACAATGTTATTCTTCAAATTCAGAACTCTTCCGAAATACTCAGCAATAATCCTGAAATCTATCCATTAGACATCTATAAACTTAGAAATAATGGCAACTATCGTGCATACGAAATTTTCCATTATAGGATTTCATACAGAATAGAAGAACAAATTTATATTACTTCACTCAGGCATACCAGTCGTGTTCCAAAATTATATTAA
- a CDS encoding DUF3078 domain-containing protein — translation MKTKACFVALLLIAFTQISRSQVLITTTVPDSITYWEKTNALGLDINQISFVNWSVGGNNSVTILGKANFTRKYVRKNVNWLNELILKYGFNSQEGQETRKTDDQVQFNSTFGYRKDTLSNWYYSAKFNFQTQFANGYAYPNTTKEISGPFAPAYIFLGVGSEYIRKDLGLTAYFSPLTDKTTLVLNQDLADAGAFGVDKAVRDADGNIITHGKRSRTEVGILVTNNIKRQVFKNIMLDNRITLYTDYLNNFGNIDVNWQLQLDMTVNQYVKANIGTNIIYDDDVKATKEVNGTVVQVGPKIQLKQMLGVGLSYTF, via the coding sequence ATGAAGACTAAAGCCTGCTTTGTCGCCTTACTGCTTATTGCCTTTACGCAAATATCCCGCTCGCAGGTGCTTATCACGACTACCGTTCCCGACTCTATTACCTACTGGGAAAAGACAAACGCGCTCGGGCTTGACATCAACCAGATATCGTTTGTCAACTGGAGCGTAGGGGGTAACAACTCGGTAACAATACTTGGAAAAGCCAATTTCACACGGAAGTATGTACGGAAAAATGTGAACTGGCTCAACGAGCTTATCCTGAAATACGGCTTTAACAGCCAGGAAGGCCAGGAAACACGCAAGACTGACGACCAGGTGCAGTTTAACTCTACATTCGGCTATCGGAAGGACACCCTTTCCAATTGGTATTACAGTGCCAAATTCAATTTCCAGACGCAGTTTGCCAATGGTTATGCGTATCCGAATACTACTAAAGAAATATCCGGGCCTTTTGCGCCTGCCTACATCTTCCTTGGGGTCGGGAGTGAATACATCCGCAAGGATCTTGGGCTGACCGCTTATTTTTCGCCACTGACCGACAAAACAACGCTCGTGCTTAACCAGGATCTTGCCGATGCAGGGGCTTTTGGGGTAGATAAGGCGGTAAGAGATGCCGACGGGAATATCATCACGCACGGAAAAAGATCACGTACAGAAGTGGGTATATTGGTTACCAATAATATAAAGAGGCAGGTATTCAAGAATATAATGCTGGACAACCGGATAACATTATACACCGATTACCTGAACAATTTCGGGAATATTGATGTGAACTGGCAGCTACAGCTTGATATGACTGTAAACCAATATGTAAAAGCCAACATCGGCACCAATATTATTTACGACGATGACGTAAAAGCTACCAAAGAAGTGAATGGTACCGTGGTGCAGGTTGGACCGAAAATACAGCTAAAGCAGATGCTGGGTGTAGGGCTGAGCTATACTTTTTAG